One Phocaeicola dorei genomic region harbors:
- a CDS encoding glycosyltransferase family 4 protein has protein sequence MNHIYQWNKKSSPYNSLNIYAKYLGTLIEKIWGIESTYIYPDTDNYIDIIKEATQEKSTSIIFWHYGVFDPNIKYIEDYSKVVFIYHNITPAKYFWLTNPLSSLRAIGTYIQLLLLPRKANWITVSDFNRICLKPFGFKRIESCPLIPYNVSDRKYSKNTECTLLYVGRIIENKNCINLLLYIKRLAKMYNKTIRFIIVGECTTSNFYKIYFQKVLGELQKIDNLKLEWIANVDTEKLHELYQSCWLYVSTSLHEGLGMPVCEAILHGTPAIYMECGGQESVLNSLGMIPLGNSNKFADKVLELISDENKRNSLLEAQISELKKKDWPKSRAIVSEVYGKYIISD, from the coding sequence AATACTTAGGTACTCTAATTGAAAAAATATGGGGAATTGAGTCTACTTATATTTATCCGGATACAGATAATTATATAGATATTATAAAAGAGGCTACTCAAGAAAAATCTACATCTATTATCTTTTGGCATTATGGTGTTTTTGATCCTAACATAAAATATATAGAGGATTATTCCAAAGTTGTGTTTATATACCATAATATAACTCCTGCTAAATATTTTTGGTTGACTAATCCTCTTTCATCGTTACGTGCAATAGGAACATATATCCAACTTTTACTATTACCTCGAAAAGCAAATTGGATTACGGTGAGTGATTTTAATAGAATTTGTTTAAAGCCTTTTGGCTTTAAAAGAATAGAAAGTTGTCCATTGATACCTTACAATGTTAGCGATAGAAAATACTCTAAAAATACGGAGTGTACTCTTTTGTATGTAGGTCGAATAATAGAAAATAAAAATTGTATAAATCTGCTTTTGTATATAAAACGTTTAGCTAAAATGTACAATAAAACAATACGGTTTATTATAGTTGGAGAATGTACGACTAGCAATTTTTATAAAATATATTTTCAAAAAGTATTGGGAGAACTTCAAAAAATAGATAATTTGAAATTAGAATGGATTGCTAATGTTGATACTGAAAAATTACATGAGTTATATCAATCGTGTTGGTTATATGTCTCAACATCATTGCATGAGGGGTTAGGTATGCCGGTTTGTGAAGCCATATTACACGGAACACCTGCAATATATATGGAATGTGGTGGACAAGAAAGTGTTTTAAATTCGTTGGGTATGATTCCATTGGGGAATAGTAATAAATTTGCGGATAAAGTATTAGAATTAATATCTGATGAAAATAAAAGGAATTCTCTGTTAGAGGCTCAGATTAGTGAATTAAAAAAGAAAGATTGGCCTAAATCACGGGCTATTGTTTCTGAAGTATATGGAAAGTATATAATATCAGATTAA
- a CDS encoding WecB/TagA/CpsF family glycosyltransferase produces the protein MLLKLKNVSLVENRQGLAALPEGKLLINTINAHSYNTAQKDRLFAEALQQGDVLIPDGVSIVKACRWLDARSKPTERIAGWNLFEFEMNKLDRTGGKCFFMGSSEKVLALIKRRVKVDYPNIEVETYSPPYKPEFSEEDNRAIVEAINKANPDLLWIGMTAPKQEKWAYTHWHELKIHCHCGTIGAVFDFYAGTVKRAPTWWQRHSLEWCYRLLKEPRRMWKRYIIGNLLFMWNICKE, from the coding sequence ATGTTATTGAAGTTAAAAAACGTATCCCTGGTGGAGAACCGCCAAGGGTTGGCTGCTTTGCCGGAAGGCAAGCTCCTGATCAATACTATCAACGCCCATTCCTACAACACCGCCCAGAAAGACAGGCTCTTTGCTGAAGCTTTGCAGCAGGGGGATGTGTTAATCCCCGATGGGGTAAGTATCGTCAAGGCGTGCCGTTGGTTGGATGCAAGATCCAAACCCACAGAGCGCATTGCCGGCTGGAATCTGTTCGAGTTCGAGATGAACAAGCTGGACCGGACCGGAGGGAAATGTTTTTTCATGGGCAGCAGTGAAAAAGTATTGGCATTGATAAAGCGGCGTGTAAAGGTGGATTATCCTAACATCGAAGTGGAAACCTATTCGCCACCCTATAAGCCGGAGTTTTCGGAAGAGGACAATCGGGCGATAGTTGAAGCTATCAACAAGGCAAATCCTGATTTGCTCTGGATAGGGATGACTGCCCCCAAGCAGGAGAAATGGGCGTACACGCATTGGCATGAATTAAAAATCCATTGCCATTGCGGAACGATAGGTGCTGTTTTCGATTTCTATGCCGGAACGGTAAAGCGTGCTCCCACCTGGTGGCAGAGACATTCTCTGGAATGGTGCTACCGGTTGTTGAAAGAACCTCGCCGGATGTGGAAACGTTACATTATCGGCAATCTGTTGTTCATGTGGAATATATGTAAGGAGTAG
- a CDS encoding YjbH domain-containing protein translates to MKRILLLVFLCSVSLWADAQALLGTTGLLHAPTADMQRDKTFLFGGNYLNTHPLSTHFRSSEVGYTFNYYINITIFPWLEVAYICTLVHADHGFTYFPEQSWGKFANQDRAFSARLRLWKEGWWKEWTPQIVLGLDDPTSHADHGGGELVSGNTSGSNNYATRYYLAVTKHLDFRNVGELGIHAAFVYGNAKGMERYKRPSFGTNFRFAFPETSIISKVANGLNLMAEYDARTCNVGFEYSFWKDYINVVVELNRCKYFSGGLVFKVHLK, encoded by the coding sequence ATGAAAAGAATCTTATTGCTTGTTTTTCTGTGTAGTGTTTCCTTATGGGCCGATGCCCAGGCATTGCTAGGGACTACCGGACTGCTTCATGCTCCCACGGCTGATATGCAGCGTGATAAAACGTTCCTGTTTGGTGGAAACTATTTGAATACTCATCCGTTATCCACCCATTTTCGTAGTAGTGAAGTGGGGTATACCTTCAATTATTACATTAATATTACTATTTTTCCTTGGCTGGAGGTGGCCTATATCTGTACATTGGTACATGCGGATCATGGCTTTACTTATTTCCCGGAACAGTCTTGGGGGAAATTCGCTAATCAGGACCGGGCTTTCAGTGCGCGTCTGCGTCTTTGGAAGGAAGGATGGTGGAAGGAGTGGACACCGCAAATCGTCCTTGGCCTGGACGATCCCACTTCTCATGCCGATCATGGTGGCGGTGAACTGGTGTCTGGCAATACAAGCGGTTCCAATAATTACGCGACACGCTATTATCTGGCTGTAACCAAACATCTGGATTTCCGGAACGTAGGTGAATTGGGTATTCATGCCGCATTTGTATATGGTAATGCCAAAGGTATGGAGCGTTATAAACGTCCTTCATTCGGCACAAACTTCCGTTTTGCTTTTCCCGAAACATCTATAATAAGCAAGGTTGCGAATGGCTTGAACCTGATGGCAGAGTACGATGCAAGAACTTGCAATGTGGGTTTTGAGTACAGCTTTTGGAAAGACTACATCAACGTCGTAGTAGAACTGAACCGTTGCAAATACTTCTCTGGTGGTCTTGTCTTTAAAGTCCATCTGAAATAA
- a CDS encoding AAA family ATPase, with translation MKQQSLKKYPISIQTLEKVIERNYLYIDKMDYIYWMVHDASNYLSSVLY, from the coding sequence ATGAAGCAGCAGTCATTAAAGAAATACCCGATAAGCATACAGACTTTAGAGAAAGTCATAGAGAGAAATTATCTTTATATAGATAAGATGGACTATATTTACTGGATGGTACACGATGCTTCCAATTATTTATCATCGGTTCTGTATTAG
- a CDS encoding DEAD/DEAH box helicase produces MYCKNNSLRDYQQEMKSRLFKEWEFHQSVMVQMPTGTGKTHLLAAVVREFLHRSGTCVWIVAHRRELVQQIEETVARYGMGKEPDKSGKNGRMRKNSMPEESGTVKVLSIQWLSRNWKNMEESPGLIVIDEAHHALAETYKELWKRYPEARKLGMTATPCRLNGKGFTDLFDTLITSWSIAEFIGKGWLSAFDYVSIRANSREQRMINSLKKRGADGDYQVKEMNEVLNRQVSIRRLYESVEKYANGKKGIVYAVSIAHARQIAACYSAHGVEAVAIDSKTPASERRELVEGFKQGRTRVLVNVDIFSEGFDCPDVEFVQLARPTLSLVKYLQQVGRGLRKSGDKESCMLIDNVGLHRIFGLPVRDRDWEAMFEGRMMGNALSRVRTENRLSVSCPSSENDKRDEELEIVMTHGQLLEVIRNRNSFYLEEEQAEQRAHSVLKAFHDRRSGLWGLKRGNRMTMMPQYREVFDICGNRAAVRLEDGRVSVVDDSGKPEIIIDRGRRLRFMKGELLGVTGDDGTDSYIDLKTSRTYREKPVVFSYGGEDYGNVELLKVGETFHSRTRKAYASTQGLHKDSLCFYGFYLKIPDYRVPKNCKLVDSVWSTVFDVFACLLEGDDEEVYWCCGHLADRSIVVMDESGNYYHAEKGKKKRYITCNVPKTGEEDFDSVVQRLKEEAGRRAEEIIRRQQRNAEEKRQRRLEEIRDVQPFRMGVKWGLKLGERIVVPPHYRNICPPVGGYCAFEENAYQWGLMALDGKVVVEARYQKVEIEGDGTVRLTIIPGKVKTIKL; encoded by the coding sequence ATGTATTGCAAAAACAACAGTCTTCGTGACTACCAGCAGGAAATGAAGTCCCGGCTCTTTAAGGAGTGGGAGTTTCATCAGAGTGTCATGGTGCAAATGCCTACAGGCACAGGAAAGACTCATCTGTTGGCGGCGGTGGTGAGAGAATTCCTCCACCGTTCCGGTACCTGTGTCTGGATAGTGGCGCACCGCAGGGAGCTGGTGCAACAGATAGAGGAAACCGTGGCCCGGTATGGAATGGGAAAAGAACCGGACAAGTCAGGAAAGAACGGAAGGATGAGGAAAAACAGTATGCCGGAAGAATCCGGAACGGTGAAGGTGCTGTCCATCCAGTGGCTGTCACGTAACTGGAAGAATATGGAGGAATCCCCCGGACTGATCGTCATTGACGAGGCGCATCATGCACTGGCGGAGACTTACAAAGAACTTTGGAAGAGATATCCGGAAGCGAGGAAACTGGGCATGACCGCCACACCCTGTCGATTGAATGGTAAAGGCTTCACCGATTTGTTTGATACGCTGATTACCTCGTGGAGCATTGCGGAATTCATTGGAAAAGGTTGGCTGTCGGCTTTCGATTACGTGTCCATCCGTGCGAACAGCAGGGAGCAGCGGATGATAAATTCATTGAAGAAACGTGGGGCGGACGGAGATTATCAGGTGAAGGAAATGAATGAGGTGCTGAACCGCCAGGTCAGCATCCGGCGGTTGTATGAGAGTGTCGAGAAGTATGCCAACGGAAAAAAAGGAATTGTGTATGCTGTCAGTATAGCTCATGCCCGGCAGATAGCCGCCTGCTACAGTGCGCACGGGGTGGAGGCCGTAGCTATCGACAGCAAGACTCCTGCTTCGGAGCGGAGGGAACTGGTGGAGGGATTCAAGCAGGGACGAACCAGGGTGCTGGTCAATGTGGATATCTTTTCCGAGGGTTTTGACTGTCCCGATGTGGAGTTCGTGCAGCTGGCGCGTCCCACACTTTCCTTGGTAAAATATCTGCAACAGGTGGGACGGGGACTGAGGAAATCTGGTGACAAGGAGTCCTGTATGCTGATAGACAATGTGGGCCTGCACCGGATATTCGGTCTGCCCGTCCGTGACCGGGATTGGGAGGCGATGTTCGAGGGACGGATGATGGGCAACGCCCTGTCCCGGGTAAGGACAGAAAACAGGCTGTCCGTGTCCTGTCCGTCCTCGGAGAATGACAAGCGGGATGAAGAGTTGGAAATCGTGATGACACATGGACAGTTGCTGGAGGTTATCAGGAACCGGAACTCGTTTTATTTAGAAGAGGAACAGGCAGAACAGAGGGCACATTCCGTTCTAAAAGCTTTCCATGACCGGCGTAGCGGACTGTGGGGGCTGAAACGTGGAAACAGAATGACGATGATGCCTCAGTATCGGGAAGTGTTCGATATCTGTGGAAACCGGGCGGCAGTTCGTTTGGAAGATGGCCGGGTGAGCGTTGTGGATGACTCCGGAAAGCCGGAGATAATAATAGACCGCGGCCGGAGGTTGAGGTTTATGAAAGGGGAGCTCCTTGGCGTCACGGGTGATGACGGTACTGATTCTTACATCGACCTGAAAACAAGCCGGACTTACCGGGAGAAGCCGGTAGTGTTTTCTTATGGTGGAGAGGACTATGGCAACGTGGAATTGCTGAAGGTGGGGGAAACCTTCCATAGTCGCACGCGGAAGGCTTATGCCTCTACGCAGGGGTTGCATAAGGATAGTCTTTGTTTTTACGGTTTCTACTTGAAGATTCCCGACTATCGTGTTCCGAAAAACTGCAAGTTGGTGGATTCGGTATGGTCTACGGTCTTTGATGTTTTTGCCTGTCTGCTGGAAGGAGATGACGAGGAGGTGTACTGGTGTTGTGGTCACCTGGCGGACCGTAGTATCGTGGTGATGGACGAGAGTGGGAACTATTATCATGCGGAAAAAGGAAAAAAGAAGCGATATATAACCTGTAATGTACCTAAAACCGGAGAGGAGGATTTTGATTCTGTGGTGCAGAGGCTGAAGGAGGAAGCCGGACGGCGCGCGGAGGAAATCATTCGGCGGCAGCAGCGGAATGCGGAGGAAAAAAGACAACGGAGACTGGAGGAGATAAGGGATGTCCAGCCTTTCCGGATGGGGGTGAAGTGGGGGCTGAAATTGGGTGAACGTATCGTAGTGCCTCCCCATTACCGGAACATTTGTCCACCCGTCGGTGGTTATTGCGCCTTTGAGGAAAATGCATACCAATGGGGACTGATGGCCCTGGACGGCAAGGTAGTAGTGGAAGCCAGATACCAGAAGGTGGAGATAGAGGGTGACGGAACGGTGAGACTGACTATTATCCCCGGTAAGGTGAAGACGATAAAACTATGA
- a CDS encoding amidohydrolase yields MKITILQRNIEWANPQANVARADEAISCLPDSDLFVLPEMFSTGFCTQPEGIAESADSETLHWMKRKAAERNCAIAGSVAVCENGNYYNRFYFVHPDGAVQHYDKKHLFTFGGEHKRFTAGTERVVVNFRGVRILLEVCYDLRFPVWARNLGDYDMILYVASWPTPRVDAWSALLRARAIENQCYVAGVNRMGVDPACEYSGGSAIIDPYGKTIAECPWSRESAVSADIDMEALQAFRKKFPVLDDADPFTLI; encoded by the coding sequence ATGAAAATAACAATTCTACAGAGAAATATAGAATGGGCCAATCCACAGGCTAATGTAGCAAGGGCCGACGAGGCAATAAGCTGTCTGCCGGATTCTGATTTGTTTGTTTTACCCGAAATGTTTTCCACTGGTTTTTGTACGCAACCCGAAGGAATTGCGGAGAGCGCCGACAGCGAAACACTTCACTGGATGAAGCGTAAGGCAGCCGAGCGGAATTGTGCTATTGCAGGCAGTGTGGCGGTATGTGAGAATGGAAATTATTATAATCGTTTTTACTTTGTCCATCCGGATGGAGCCGTGCAGCATTATGATAAGAAGCATTTGTTTACCTTTGGGGGCGAACACAAGCGTTTCACCGCCGGTACGGAGCGTGTGGTGGTGAACTTCCGTGGGGTACGTATCCTGTTGGAAGTATGTTATGACCTTCGCTTCCCTGTTTGGGCACGTAACCTGGGTGATTATGACATGATACTTTATGTGGCAAGCTGGCCTACCCCCCGTGTGGATGCCTGGAGCGCGCTGCTTCGTGCGCGGGCTATTGAAAATCAGTGTTATGTAGCCGGAGTGAACCGCATGGGAGTTGATCCTGCCTGTGAATATTCGGGTGGCAGCGCTATCATCGATCCCTACGGAAAGACGATAGCCGAATGTCCGTGGAGCAGGGAAAGCGCGGTATCGGCTGATATAGATATGGAGGCATTGCAGGCTTTCCGGAAGAAATTCCCGGTATTGGATGATGCAGACCCCTTTACATTGATATGA
- a CDS encoding thiamine pyrophosphate-dependent enzyme, whose product MAEKKLLLGDEAIALGAIHAGISGVYAYPGTPSTEITEFIQNNPLAKERKLHSTWCTNEKTAMEAALGMSYAGKRALVCMKHVGMNVAADAFVNSAITGVNGGLVVLAADDPSMHSSQNEQDSRFYGKFAMIPMLEPSSQQEAYDMMDYAYTLSEKLKLPVLMRVVTRLAHSRAGVEVADIREENQLNPDHERAHWVLLPGNARKQYLDLVKKQEKLEEASSKSPYNYLEGLNPEYDYEFGVIACGIGYNYVKEADTDGCHIPVLKVSQYPLPADEIRTMADRCGYVLVVEDGQPFVEEQVKAILSSDYEIKGRLTETLPRTGELTPDNVGEAIGWGIKRPFGKPQVVMPRPPALCQGCGHRDVYDALNKVAAEYPDARIFGDIGCYTLGALPPFRAIDSCVDMGASITMAKGASDAGVFPAIAVIGDSTFTHSGMTGLLDAVNDHANITVVISDNLTTAMTGGQDSAGTNKFEAICLGLGVEPEHVRVVVPLPKNMEEITRTIREEIEYKGVSVIIPRRECIQTLNRKLRQKKADKA is encoded by the coding sequence ATGGCTGAAAAGAAATTATTGTTGGGCGATGAGGCAATTGCCCTCGGAGCGATACATGCCGGCATATCGGGTGTATATGCCTATCCGGGTACACCGTCCACTGAAATCACGGAGTTTATCCAGAATAATCCTTTAGCAAAGGAAAGAAAACTGCACAGCACTTGGTGTACCAATGAAAAAACGGCCATGGAGGCTGCATTGGGTATGTCATACGCGGGAAAGCGTGCTTTGGTATGTATGAAACATGTAGGTATGAATGTGGCTGCCGATGCGTTTGTCAATTCTGCCATAACCGGCGTGAACGGTGGGCTGGTGGTGCTGGCTGCCGATGATCCTTCCATGCATTCGTCACAGAACGAACAGGATTCACGCTTTTATGGAAAATTTGCTATGATTCCCATGCTGGAACCGTCTTCCCAACAAGAAGCATACGATATGATGGATTACGCATATACACTATCGGAAAAACTGAAGTTGCCGGTGCTGATGCGTGTGGTTACCCGTCTGGCACATTCGCGTGCCGGTGTGGAAGTAGCCGATATCCGTGAGGAAAATCAGTTGAATCCTGATCATGAACGTGCCCACTGGGTATTGCTGCCGGGTAATGCGCGTAAACAATATCTGGATTTAGTGAAAAAGCAGGAAAAACTGGAAGAAGCTTCCTCCAAATCTCCTTATAATTATCTGGAAGGGTTGAATCCCGAATATGATTATGAGTTCGGAGTGATAGCTTGCGGTATCGGTTATAATTATGTGAAAGAGGCAGATACGGATGGTTGCCATATTCCGGTATTGAAAGTTTCGCAGTATCCGTTGCCGGCTGACGAAATCAGGACGATGGCAGACCGTTGCGGATATGTTTTGGTAGTGGAAGATGGCCAGCCGTTTGTGGAAGAGCAGGTAAAAGCGATTCTTTCCTCAGACTATGAGATAAAGGGACGCCTGACCGAAACTTTGCCGCGTACCGGTGAATTGACTCCGGATAATGTGGGCGAGGCAATCGGATGGGGAATCAAACGTCCGTTTGGTAAACCTCAGGTGGTGATGCCGCGTCCGCCTGCATTGTGTCAGGGATGTGGTCATCGGGATGTGTATGATGCATTGAACAAGGTGGCTGCGGAATATCCGGATGCACGCATTTTCGGTGATATCGGTTGCTATACATTAGGTGCGTTGCCCCCGTTTCGTGCTATTGACAGTTGTGTGGATATGGGTGCTTCCATAACCATGGCCAAAGGTGCTTCCGATGCGGGAGTATTTCCGGCCATTGCGGTTATCGGTGACTCTACATTCACTCATTCCGGTATGACCGGTCTGCTGGATGCGGTCAATGACCATGCCAATATCACTGTGGTGATTTCGGATAACCTGACTACTGCCATGACCGGTGGACAGGACTCTGCCGGTACGAACAAATTCGAGGCGATCTGCCTGGGATTAGGGGTAGAACCCGAACATGTGCGTGTGGTGGTTCCATTACCAAAGAATATGGAAGAAATCACCCGTACCATTCGTGAGGAAATAGAATATAAAGGGGTGTCTGTCATTATTCCGCGCAGAGAATGTATCCAGACATTGAATCGTAAACTAAGACAGAAAAAAGCAGATAAGGCATGA
- a CDS encoding indolepyruvate oxidoreductase subunit beta — protein MRKDIILSGVGGQGILTIATIIGEAATAEGINLKQAEVHGMSQRGGDVQSNLRLSDETIYSDLIAQGEADLIISMEPMEALRYLPYLQEEGWVITSANPFKNIPDYPEEVDLMRTLESLPHVVKLEIEDMAKENSMPKCANVILLGMAAKYIEIVSPEQLRESIGRVFATKGEKIVEMNQKAFDIGLNAVKNW, from the coding sequence ATGAGAAAAGATATCATACTTTCGGGCGTAGGAGGACAGGGTATCCTGACTATCGCTACTATTATAGGAGAAGCTGCTACGGCAGAAGGCATCAATTTGAAGCAGGCTGAGGTACACGGTATGAGCCAGCGCGGAGGAGATGTACAGTCCAATCTGCGTCTATCCGACGAAACGATTTATTCGGATCTGATCGCTCAGGGTGAGGCGGATCTGATTATTTCCATGGAACCGATGGAGGCGTTGCGTTATCTGCCTTACTTGCAGGAAGAAGGTTGGGTGATTACTTCTGCTAATCCTTTCAAGAACATTCCCGACTATCCTGAAGAAGTGGATCTGATGAGAACTTTGGAAAGTCTTCCGCATGTGGTGAAGTTGGAAATAGAGGATATGGCAAAAGAAAACAGTATGCCTAAATGCGCGAATGTGATTCTGCTGGGCATGGCTGCGAAGTATATTGAGATCGTATCACCGGAACAGTTGCGTGAAAGCATAGGGCGTGTGTTTGCCACAAAAGGTGAGAAGATTGTTGAAATGAATCAGAAGGCTTTTGATATAGGCTTGAATGCGGTAAAGAACTGGTAA
- a CDS encoding aminotransferase class I/II-fold pyridoxal phosphate-dependent enzyme, with amino-acid sequence MKIFSEELVEKAVKELHIANLAQATIGDVLLVAQYLEKETGIPFIRMDQGSPGLAANQIGIEAEKAALDRGVGSQYPAAAGVPELKKEASRFVKAFLNLEISPRACVPTTGSVAGSFGSFIACTQRIPGKDKVLFIDPGFPIQKSQLRIIGVEWEEFDIYHYRGQALREKLESFLSKGDIAAIIYSNPNNPAWICLEEEELQIIGELATRYDVIVMEDLAYFCMDFRRDMGHPFEPPYPPTVARYTDNYILMLSSSKIFSYAGQRMALACISDKLFDRQFPALAERYKDAGVFGPTLIASILYMITSGCTASTQYAYAEMLRLSTEGKINFVEDTREYARRAERMKKIFTDNGFHIVYDYDATQVVGDGFFFTIGYGNMTGGELLRELLYYGVSSISLSTTGSEQEGVRACTSRMREELYPVMEERMRAFHEDH; translated from the coding sequence ATGAAGATATTTAGTGAAGAATTAGTGGAGAAGGCGGTGAAGGAACTGCACATCGCCAATCTTGCACAGGCTACTATCGGTGATGTGCTGCTGGTAGCCCAGTATCTGGAAAAGGAAACGGGGATTCCTTTTATCCGTATGGATCAGGGATCTCCCGGCCTTGCAGCCAATCAGATCGGGATTGAAGCGGAGAAAGCCGCTTTGGACAGGGGAGTCGGATCGCAATATCCGGCTGCTGCAGGAGTGCCCGAGTTGAAAAAGGAGGCTTCCCGTTTTGTAAAAGCTTTCTTGAATCTGGAAATCTCTCCGCGCGCTTGTGTGCCTACCACCGGGTCGGTGGCGGGTTCATTCGGCTCGTTCATAGCCTGTACGCAGCGTATTCCGGGGAAAGACAAGGTATTGTTCATTGATCCCGGATTTCCCATTCAGAAATCCCAGCTTCGCATTATCGGCGTGGAGTGGGAAGAGTTTGATATCTATCATTATCGTGGACAGGCCTTGCGTGAGAAATTGGAAAGTTTCCTGAGTAAAGGCGATATAGCAGCGATTATCTATTCTAATCCGAATAATCCGGCATGGATTTGTCTGGAAGAGGAGGAACTGCAGATAATCGGTGAACTGGCAACCCGGTATGATGTGATTGTCATGGAAGATCTGGCTTATTTCTGCATGGACTTCCGTCGGGATATGGGGCATCCTTTCGAACCGCCTTATCCGCCCACTGTGGCAAGATATACGGATAATTATATTCTGATGCTTTCTTCTTCCAAGATATTCAGTTATGCCGGACAGCGTATGGCATTGGCATGTATCAGCGACAAACTGTTCGACCGCCAGTTCCCTGCATTAGCAGAACGGTATAAAGATGCAGGGGTATTCGGTCCTACGCTGATTGCTTCCATTCTTTATATGATTACTTCGGGATGTACGGCTTCCACTCAGTATGCATACGCTGAAATGCTTCGTCTGTCCACCGAAGGTAAAATCAATTTTGTGGAAGATACCCGCGAATATGCCCGTCGTGCGGAACGCATGAAGAAAATATTTACCGACAATGGTTTCCATATCGTATATGATTATGATGCTACCCAGGTGGTGGGAGATGGTTTCTTCTTTACCATAGGTTACGGAAATATGACAGGGGGTGAATTGCTCCGGGAGTTATTGTATTATGGGGTAAGCAGCATCTCGCTTTCTACTACCGGTAGCGAGCAGGAAGGTGTCCGCGCCTGTACTTCCAGAATGCGTGAGGAACTTTATCCGGTGATGGAAGAACGCATGAGAGCTTTTCATGAAGATCATTGA
- a CDS encoding phenylacetate--CoA ligase family protein, which translates to MIWNKNKECMSRDEMSALQGKRLNKLVNLVYHNVPFYRNKMQEMDLSPDDIQTIEDIVKLPFTTKQDLRDNYPYGLQAAPASEIVRVHASSGTTGNPTIVGYTRRDLSVWSEVMSRCLSAYGVTRNDTFSVSYGYGLFTGGLGAHYGVENLGATVIPASTGNTEKHVRLIRDLGITGIACTPSYALYLAEVVERMGLTKKDIGLRIGAFGAEPWTESMRKEIEERLGLKGYNIYGLSEIMGPGVSYECQEQHGSHINEDHFYPEIINPETLERLPNGEVGELVFTTLTKEGMPLLRYRTKDLTSLMEGECPCGRTNIRMSGIVGRSDDMLIIRGINVFPSQVESVILDMPQFEPQYMLVVDRKNNLDSLQVQVEVRKDFFSDDMGRMLAMKKALSDKLKSVLSISAEVKLMEPNSIARSEGKSKRVIDNRILK; encoded by the coding sequence ATGATTTGGAACAAAAATAAAGAGTGCATGAGCCGGGACGAAATGAGCGCTCTGCAGGGAAAACGCCTGAACAAGTTGGTGAACCTGGTTTATCATAATGTCCCTTTTTATCGTAACAAGATGCAGGAGATGGATTTATCTCCGGATGATATTCAGACTATTGAAGACATTGTAAAACTTCCTTTTACTACCAAACAGGATTTACGTGATAATTATCCTTATGGACTTCAGGCTGCTCCTGCTTCGGAAATTGTACGTGTACACGCTTCTTCGGGCACAACCGGGAATCCTACCATTGTGGGATATACACGTCGTGACTTGTCCGTATGGTCCGAAGTAATGTCGCGTTGTCTTTCGGCCTATGGGGTTACTCGTAATGATACTTTTTCTGTCAGTTATGGTTATGGATTATTCACTGGTGGGCTGGGTGCACATTATGGTGTGGAGAATCTGGGGGCGACTGTTATCCCGGCTTCTACCGGAAATACGGAAAAGCATGTTCGTCTGATTCGTGACTTGGGTATAACCGGTATTGCCTGTACTCCTTCTTATGCTCTTTATTTAGCAGAAGTGGTGGAACGTATGGGGCTTACCAAGAAAGATATCGGCCTCCGTATAGGAGCCTTTGGAGCCGAGCCATGGACGGAGAGTATGCGTAAGGAAATAGAAGAGCGGCTGGGCTTGAAAGGCTACAATATTTATGGATTGAGTGAAATTATGGGCCCTGGTGTTTCTTATGAATGCCAGGAACAACATGGTTCGCATATCAATGAGGATCATTTTTATCCTGAAATCATTAACCCTGAAACGCTGGAACGTCTTCCGAATGGAGAAGTGGGAGAATTGGTGTTTACTACTCTGACCAAGGAAGGTATGCCGTTATTGCGCTATCGTACGAAGGACTTGACTTCCCTGATGGAGGGTGAATGTCCGTGTGGAAGAACCAATATTCGTATGTCGGGTATTGTAGGCCGTAGTGACGATATGCTTATTATCCGTGGCATCAATGTATTCCCGTCTCAGGTGGAAAGTGTTATTCTGGATATGCCGCAGTTTGAACCTCAGTATATGCTGGTGGTGGATAGGAAGAATAATCTTGACTCTTTGCAGGTACAAGTGGAAGTCCGTAAAGACTTCTTCTCGGACGATATGGGACGTATGCTGGCTATGAAGAAAGCGCTGAGTGACAAATTGAAGAGCGTTCTTTCTATCAGTGCTGAAGTGAAGCTGATGGAGCCTAACAGTATTGCCCGTAGTGAAGGCAAGAGTAAACGTGTGATAGACAACCGAATTTTAAAATGA